The following are encoded together in the Bacteroidales bacterium MB20-C3-3 genome:
- the tpx gene encoding thiol peroxidase, translating into MKDLFSIETKGIFAAKGNPLTLLGNQIKPGDAAPEIIASDNTLKDVKLSDFKGKVVVVSVFPSIDTGVCATQTRTFNKRATELSEDVVILTMSKDLPFALGRFCAAEGINNIHTLSDFKFSKFGLEYGFLVKENQLLARGVVVIDKNGVVKYKEITKDILDEPNYDLAIAAVKELL; encoded by the coding sequence ATGAAAGATCTTTTTTCAATTGAGACAAAAGGAATTTTTGCAGCCAAAGGTAATCCGCTTACACTTCTGGGAAACCAGATTAAGCCGGGGGATGCTGCCCCTGAAATTATTGCTTCAGACAATACACTGAAGGATGTAAAACTATCGGACTTCAAGGGAAAGGTAGTTGTAGTAAGCGTATTTCCATCAATTGACACCGGTGTGTGTGCAACCCAAACCCGCACATTCAACAAAAGGGCAACAGAATTATCTGAAGATGTTGTAATTCTGACAATGTCAAAAGACCTTCCGTTTGCTCTTGGAAGATTTTGTGCCGCTGAAGGCATAAACAACATTCATACTCTCTCAGATTTCAAATTCTCAAAGTTTGGTCTTGAGTATGGATTCCTGGTAAAGGAGAACCAGCTGCTCGCCAGAGGTGTTGTGGTTATTGACAAAAACGGAGTGGTGAAGTATAAGGAGATAACCAAGGATATTCTGGATGAGCCAAACTACGACCTTGCAATTGCTGCCGTTAAGGAGCTTTTGTAG
- a CDS encoding YbaN family protein yields MRRILYIILASVFVALATIGIFLPLIPTTPFLLLAVYFYMNSSYSRLKWLLNNRYLGPYIHSYLSKEGIPFRLKIKTISLLWITIGTTAIFATDNLHIRIFLGVVAIAVTVHLAIKKTKY; encoded by the coding sequence TTGAGACGCATTCTATATATAATACTGGCATCAGTTTTTGTTGCTCTGGCTACTATCGGCATTTTCCTGCCCCTAATCCCCACCACCCCTTTTCTGCTTCTGGCGGTCTATTTCTATATGAACTCCTCATACAGCAGATTGAAATGGCTGCTTAACAACAGATACCTGGGTCCATACATCCACTCATATCTCTCAAAAGAGGGTATTCCATTCAGACTCAAAATCAAGACTATCTCCCTGCTCTGGATAACCATTGGCACTACAGCTATCTTTGCAACAGATAACCTCCATATAAGAATCTTCCTTGGAGTTGTTGCAATTGCTGTAACAGTTCATCTGGCTATTAAGAAGACTAAATACTAA
- a CDS encoding alanine/glycine:cation symporter family protein, protein MENFAAFIDKVSSALWGWPMIILLLGTHIYLTIILKFPQRKIFTAIRLSVTKDKAASGDVSQFGALATSLAATIGTGNIIGVATAVALGGPGAVLWMWITGIFGIATKYSEGLLAIKYRVKTADGTMLGGPMYALEKGLKLKWLAILFSIFTAIAAFGIGNTVQANSISLLVNETFAVSTTATGIILSIAVALVILFGVKGIAKVSGTLVPFMAIFYVAGCVYILVVNSAFLGETLRVIFESAFSAKAAGGGFIGTTVMMAARFGIARGLFSNESGLGSAPIVAAAAQTRNPVRQALVSSTGTFWDTVVVCALTGLVLVSSIIAHPDIDHTQGAALTKAAFSKIPYVGSWILTIGIITFAFSTILGWSYYGEKAVEYLGGKKIIIYYRLAWIAAVFAGSVLNLSLVWGIADSMNALMAIPNLVALLLLSGVLIKETNKYLWSHHLDDEGV, encoded by the coding sequence ATGGAAAATTTTGCAGCCTTTATTGACAAGGTCAGCTCTGCCCTATGGGGATGGCCGATGATTATTCTTCTTTTGGGTACTCACATTTACCTGACAATTATTCTCAAGTTCCCCCAAAGAAAAATTTTTACGGCAATCCGACTGTCAGTTACAAAGGATAAGGCTGCATCGGGTGATGTAAGTCAGTTTGGAGCACTGGCCACTTCGCTGGCTGCAACAATTGGAACCGGCAATATAATCGGTGTGGCAACCGCGGTAGCACTGGGTGGTCCGGGAGCGGTACTTTGGATGTGGATAACAGGGATATTCGGCATAGCAACAAAATACTCTGAGGGTCTGCTGGCAATTAAATACAGAGTTAAAACTGCTGACGGGACTATGCTGGGTGGTCCGATGTATGCTCTTGAAAAAGGGCTAAAGCTCAAGTGGCTGGCAATTCTCTTCAGTATTTTTACGGCTATTGCTGCATTTGGAATTGGTAATACTGTACAGGCTAACTCAATATCTCTACTTGTCAACGAAACTTTTGCCGTTAGTACTACAGCTACAGGCATTATTTTAAGTATAGCTGTTGCGCTGGTTATTCTTTTTGGAGTTAAGGGTATTGCTAAAGTAAGCGGCACTCTGGTCCCTTTTATGGCGATATTTTATGTAGCCGGTTGCGTATATATTCTAGTAGTTAACAGTGCATTCCTGGGTGAAACTCTCAGAGTTATATTTGAATCTGCATTTTCAGCAAAAGCTGCAGGTGGCGGTTTTATAGGTACTACAGTTATGATGGCAGCCCGATTCGGAATTGCCAGAGGTCTCTTCTCGAACGAGTCGGGACTCGGCTCGGCACCAATTGTAGCAGCAGCTGCTCAGACACGGAATCCGGTGCGTCAGGCCCTGGTCTCTTCAACCGGCACATTCTGGGATACCGTGGTGGTATGTGCTTTGACCGGGCTTGTACTGGTGAGTTCCATAATTGCTCATCCGGATATTGATCATACTCAGGGAGCTGCACTTACAAAGGCTGCTTTCTCCAAAATTCCTTATGTAGGTTCATGGATCCTGACGATAGGCATAATAACCTTTGCCTTTTCTACTATATTAGGATGGTCCTACTACGGGGAGAAGGCGGTAGAGTATTTAGGCGGGAAAAAGATTATAATCTATTACAGACTTGCTTGGATTGCAGCTGTTTTTGCAGGCTCAGTCCTGAACCTATCCCTCGTCTGGGGTATAGCAGACAGTATGAATGCCCTTATGGCCATCCCTAACCTTGTCGCTTTGCTACTGCTCTCAGGAGTGCTTATAAAAGAGACAAACAAATACCTCTGGTCCCACCATCTTGATGACGAAGGGGTGTAA
- a CDS encoding transposase, whose product MRKKRAITETGIYHIYQQANSRIIIFYDNQDKDVFLKCVARSAKKFATEIYAYVVMDNHWHILAKTHHLSDFVTNYMVSYVKWYNFKQKKSGNLCNGPFSSSPKINLVKVLDCVKYILNNPVKSHIVRHPFDYSWSSANQYYNYKINNNSLLKINDSVVKLYFNSIIEFENFLISPSGDLDDFREEKDLGIKVTYSQLAEKLKSILEEKSLSEINRDELVHLIRIFAFETNATYIQLANLFQVSYTFIKNTVATSDRPTTSGVIGQ is encoded by the coding sequence ATGAGAAAAAAAAGAGCTATTACCGAGACAGGTATATATCACATTTACCAGCAGGCAAATTCAAGAATAATAATCTTTTACGATAACCAGGATAAAGATGTTTTTCTGAAGTGTGTAGCAAGAAGCGCTAAGAAATTCGCTACAGAAATCTATGCGTATGTAGTTATGGATAATCATTGGCATATCCTTGCTAAAACACATCATCTTTCAGATTTTGTAACGAATTACATGGTTAGCTATGTAAAATGGTACAATTTTAAACAAAAGAAAAGTGGCAATTTGTGTAACGGCCCCTTTTCCAGTTCACCAAAAATCAATCTTGTTAAAGTCTTAGATTGTGTTAAGTATATCTTAAATAATCCGGTTAAATCACATATTGTCAGACATCCGTTTGACTATAGCTGGTCTTCTGCAAATCAATATTATAACTATAAAATTAATAACAATAGTCTTTTGAAGATTAATGATTCTGTAGTCAAATTATATTTCAATAGCATTATTGAGTTTGAGAATTTTCTCATTTCACCAAGCGGTGATTTGGATGATTTTAGAGAGGAGAAAGATCTGGGTATCAAAGTTACATATTCTCAACTGGCAGAAAAATTAAAGTCAATACTAGAAGAAAAGTCACTAAGCGAAATAAATCGTGATGAATTAGTTCATCTTATAAGAATTTTTGCATTTGAAACTAATGCTACATATATTCAGCTTGCAAATCTTTTTCAAGTAAGCTACACCTTTATTAAAAACACCGTTGCGACCTCCGACCGACCTACTACCTCAGGGGTAATTGGCCAATAA
- a CDS encoding dihydrofolate reductase: MKIFRFMLIATLAGLFAASCKDGAVKEEPFRYLADEFADLKVIRYRIPGWDSLTLQQKEYIYHLSEAAKAGRDIFWDQNFKHGIKIRKALEGIFENYSGEKESSDWKEFVVYAKRVFFSNGIHHHYAEEKFIPGCSQEYFAKLMDESGQSELKEELIPMLFDPALYPYRKNITGEGDLLLGSSVNFYDSVSRAEAETFYAKMADPKDETPISYGLNSRLVKRGGVVQEEVYKSGGLYGAAIDKIIEHLEKASAVAENDIQRGYIAKLIDYYRTGDLNTWDEYNIAWVKDTDSQVDFINGFIEDYNDPLGMKATWEAVVNFKDIEASKRTEIISNNAQWFEDNSPVSAEYKKKEVKGVSAKVITVAQLGGDCHPTSPLGINLPNADWIRKEHGSKSVTIANISEAYDKAAEEAPKSMTAEFSWDEAESALIKQYGSVTNNLHTDMHECLGHASGQLRPGTAAGALKDHSSALEEARADIFALYYMPDTKLVELGIMPDAEAYKASYISYIRNGLMTQFVRVELGKSVTQAHMQGRKLIAEWCFEKGKGAGEGGADVIEKRVRDNKTYFVINDYAKLRGLFGDLLAELQRVKSEGDYAAGKKLIETYAVNIDPALHKEVRDRYASLNLKPYGGFINPDIIPVEKDGKITDYKIEYPADFLQQMLDYGKKYSFLK, from the coding sequence ATGAAAATTTTCAGATTTATGCTCATTGCAACTTTAGCAGGACTGTTTGCAGCTTCCTGCAAGGATGGCGCCGTAAAGGAGGAGCCGTTCAGATATCTTGCGGATGAATTCGCAGACTTAAAGGTTATCCGATACAGAATACCGGGCTGGGACTCTCTTACTCTTCAGCAGAAGGAGTATATCTACCACCTGAGTGAGGCTGCAAAGGCGGGCCGTGATATTTTCTGGGATCAGAATTTCAAGCATGGTATTAAAATAAGAAAGGCGCTCGAGGGAATATTTGAGAATTATTCAGGGGAGAAAGAGAGTTCTGACTGGAAGGAGTTTGTGGTATATGCAAAGAGGGTGTTTTTCAGCAACGGAATACATCACCACTATGCAGAGGAGAAGTTTATTCCGGGATGCTCTCAGGAGTATTTTGCTAAGCTGATGGATGAGAGCGGACAATCTGAGCTTAAGGAGGAGCTGATTCCTATGCTGTTTGATCCGGCACTCTATCCTTACAGAAAAAACATAACCGGCGAGGGTGATCTTCTGCTGGGGAGTTCGGTGAACTTTTATGATAGCGTAAGCAGGGCTGAGGCCGAGACTTTTTATGCAAAAATGGCAGATCCAAAGGATGAGACTCCAATATCTTATGGTCTTAATTCAAGACTTGTCAAGAGAGGTGGTGTTGTTCAGGAGGAGGTCTATAAATCAGGCGGCCTTTATGGTGCGGCAATCGATAAGATAATTGAACATCTTGAGAAGGCATCTGCCGTAGCCGAGAATGATATTCAGAGAGGTTACATCGCTAAGTTGATTGATTATTACCGCACCGGCGACCTTAACACATGGGATGAATACAACATCGCCTGGGTAAAGGATACTGACAGTCAGGTGGATTTTATAAACGGATTCATTGAAGATTATAATGACCCTCTGGGGATGAAGGCGACATGGGAGGCTGTGGTCAACTTCAAGGATATAGAGGCTTCAAAAAGAACTGAAATTATAAGCAACAATGCTCAATGGTTTGAAGACAACTCTCCGGTAAGTGCAGAATACAAGAAAAAAGAGGTGAAGGGTGTTTCGGCAAAGGTAATTACTGTAGCTCAGCTGGGAGGCGACTGCCATCCGACATCCCCTCTCGGCATAAACCTGCCTAATGCAGACTGGATAAGGAAAGAACATGGCTCAAAATCGGTAACCATTGCAAACATATCAGAGGCTTACGACAAGGCGGCTGAGGAGGCTCCAAAGAGTATGACTGCCGAGTTCTCATGGGATGAGGCCGAGAGTGCTCTTATAAAGCAGTATGGTTCTGTTACAAATAATCTCCATACAGATATGCACGAGTGTCTGGGACATGCGTCCGGACAGCTCCGCCCCGGAACAGCTGCAGGTGCGTTAAAGGACCACTCTTCTGCTCTTGAGGAGGCCCGCGCAGATATTTTTGCACTATACTATATGCCTGACACAAAACTTGTGGAGCTTGGCATTATGCCTGACGCCGAGGCTTATAAAGCCTCTTACATCTCCTACATCCGCAATGGTCTAATGACTCAGTTTGTAAGGGTTGAGCTGGGAAAGAGTGTTACACAGGCTCATATGCAGGGAAGAAAGCTTATTGCCGAGTGGTGTTTTGAGAAGGGTAAAGGTGCCGGCGAAGGCGGTGCTGATGTAATTGAAAAGCGTGTAAGAGATAATAAAACATACTTCGTTATAAACGACTACGCAAAGCTGCGAGGTCTCTTTGGGGATCTGCTTGCAGAACTCCAGAGGGTTAAATCTGAGGGTGACTATGCAGCCGGTAAAAAACTCATTGAGACATATGCTGTAAACATAGATCCTGCTCTTCACAAAGAGGTCAGAGATCGTTACGCCTCTCTCAACCTCAAGCCATACGGCGGATTCATCAATCCTGACATAATCCCTGTAGAGAAGGATGGCAAAATTACAGACTACAAAATTGAATACCCCGCAGACTTCCTCCAGCAGATGCTGGACTATGGTAAAAAGTACAGCTTTTTGAAGTAG
- a CDS encoding DMT family protein has protein sequence MSGIYTILLLVVANVFMTFAWYGHLKLQEMGKITDWPLFAVILFSWSIAFFEYAVQIPANRIGYLGNGGPFSLMQLKIIQEIITLVVFSVFSIVVFKTQIQWNHFAAFLCLILAVYFVFMK, from the coding sequence ATGAGCGGAATATATACAATTCTTTTACTTGTTGTTGCAAATGTCTTTATGACCTTTGCCTGGTACGGACACCTGAAACTGCAGGAGATGGGCAAGATAACTGACTGGCCACTCTTTGCCGTTATTTTATTCTCGTGGTCAATAGCATTTTTTGAATATGCTGTTCAGATTCCTGCAAACCGGATAGGATATCTTGGCAACGGGGGCCCTTTCTCTCTCATGCAACTTAAGATTATTCAGGAGATAATTACCCTTGTTGTCTTCTCGGTTTTTTCAATTGTGGTTTTCAAAACTCAGATTCAGTGGAACCACTTTGCAGCATTTCTTTGCCTTATTCTTGCCGTCTATTTCGTCTTTATGAAGTAA
- a CDS encoding PAS domain S-box protein: MQHIFTDQVNIGELPVAYFTLDKNGVFISVNELWCNLTEYSKGDVEGVFFGDLLPDNQKNIFPKTYREFRSKLGSDFRTYKIRKKSGEYADFLLYSGAESESGSFIKAHYIMLDQGTLKTTERELTRSKYMYRLLADNIQEVVCVYNMTQGTHLYVSPSVTSMRGYSVDEAMSQTLLDTLAQESRSVFEQAIHEAESEFLRKPDQDTPFFLEVKQRCKDGNEINVEIQGRFQLAANGDMEMICVSRKLSTSKLEETLRLMREKEVERMAELTGDMFCLADNEGKLIKSNKRLENALDYKFIELSSNSLATLIYPDDQLMFTTVVENTTDDFIDEIDCRIKHKGGEYKLFNWKITRFDSDKIYITARDITPPKTVANKAIFRQMLASKNKPLIQIGERKSIKPESVIAEIAEGRSYTAAVADFAASLIRNIHILEKTDIENQLKIIYKISRTASIQSEDYAFIHNYASGEHTPSPSLLSLESEGKAAVEDLAGMYKQPEMRISIKSSPDVKIFCDPSATRALLRSMISYMIRLSDGMGDIHIKIFRENNNALFVINHKEIKSPSERSSIISIEKCREVAASMGGSISAESGSQNGSVITIKLPSVVTS; the protein is encoded by the coding sequence ATGCAACATATTTTTACAGATCAGGTAAATATTGGCGAACTTCCTGTTGCCTATTTTACACTCGATAAAAACGGAGTCTTCATAAGTGTTAATGAACTATGGTGCAACTTGACAGAGTACTCTAAAGGGGATGTTGAGGGGGTCTTTTTTGGAGATCTTCTTCCGGACAATCAGAAAAACATATTCCCAAAGACATACAGGGAGTTCAGGTCAAAACTTGGTTCAGATTTCAGAACTTATAAAATCAGAAAAAAGAGCGGTGAATATGCCGATTTTCTGCTCTATTCCGGGGCTGAGAGTGAATCGGGCTCCTTTATAAAGGCCCACTATATAATGCTGGATCAGGGCACTCTTAAAACAACAGAGAGAGAGCTTACAAGAAGTAAATATATGTACAGGCTTCTCGCTGACAATATTCAGGAGGTTGTATGTGTTTATAATATGACTCAGGGGACCCATCTTTATGTAAGCCCGTCTGTTACGAGCATGAGAGGATACTCCGTTGATGAAGCGATGAGCCAGACCCTCCTTGATACACTGGCTCAAGAGTCCAGATCTGTGTTTGAGCAGGCTATACATGAGGCTGAATCAGAGTTTCTTAGAAAGCCGGACCAGGATACCCCTTTCTTTCTTGAGGTCAAACAGAGGTGCAAAGATGGAAACGAAATAAATGTTGAGATACAGGGACGGTTTCAGCTTGCAGCAAATGGAGATATGGAGATGATTTGCGTAAGCAGAAAGCTCTCAACATCCAAACTTGAGGAGACTCTGAGACTTATGAGAGAGAAGGAGGTTGAGAGAATGGCAGAACTCACGGGGGATATGTTCTGTCTTGCAGATAACGAGGGGAAACTTATTAAATCAAACAAGAGGCTTGAAAATGCCCTTGATTATAAATTCATTGAGCTATCATCAAACAGCCTGGCTACACTAATATATCCTGATGACCAGCTGATGTTTACAACTGTAGTTGAGAACACAACAGATGATTTTATTGATGAGATTGACTGCAGAATAAAGCATAAAGGTGGTGAGTATAAATTATTCAACTGGAAAATCACAAGATTTGACAGTGACAAGATCTATATTACAGCAAGGGATATAACCCCTCCTAAAACAGTAGCAAACAAGGCTATTTTCAGGCAGATGCTAGCCAGCAAAAATAAACCTCTTATACAGATTGGTGAAAGAAAAAGTATTAAACCGGAGAGTGTCATTGCCGAGATAGCTGAGGGAAGGTCGTACACTGCTGCTGTTGCCGATTTTGCCGCATCGCTTATAAGGAATATTCATATTCTGGAGAAGACAGATATTGAGAATCAACTGAAAATAATTTATAAAATATCCAGAACTGCATCCATCCAATCAGAGGATTATGCATTCATCCATAATTATGCATCGGGTGAGCATACACCATCTCCTTCACTACTGTCACTTGAATCTGAAGGAAAGGCAGCCGTTGAAGATCTCGCGGGGATGTACAAACAACCTGAGATGAGAATCTCCATAAAATCCTCCCCTGATGTTAAAATTTTCTGTGACCCCTCTGCAACCCGAGCTCTGCTCAGGTCTATGATTTCATATATGATAAGGCTTTCTGACGGAATGGGAGATATCCATATCAAAATATTCAGGGAGAATAACAATGCCTTGTTTGTAATTAATCATAAAGAGATAAAATCACCTTCAGAGCGGAGTTCAATTATAAGCATTGAGAAATGCCGGGAGGTAGCTGCCTCAATGGGTGGTTCCATATCTGCAGAGTCCGGCTCTCAGAACGGCTCTGTTATTACAATAAAATTGCCGTCAGTTGTTACTTCATAA
- a CDS encoding PAS domain-containing sensor histidine kinase — MKSTELEDMFRVTNDMLSVVDQNGRFLKLNESWSRVLGYSLEEIYTHPNFFELVHPEDKVITAETFKRILKGDMVKSFENRYKSKEGSYIWFNWDSVILPNGNVFSSARDMSENKERQKELEFLAANLEAANRDKDQFISILAHDLRNPFNTLLGFSQYLVENIGSMSNDEVKEQAHYIHDASEKTLFLLEDILLWSKLKVGKLSICKEMFDLTEICELLIQYLKISAEAKGISVECRQKEESYPVFADKNMIKTIIRNLFSNAVKFTHKGGRIILEVAISEKSTNFIVSDTGDGISESALQDIWDPIKSKGLGLSISKELAELNGASLSAVSTAGAGSSFKLSIPNSQ, encoded by the coding sequence ATGAAAAGCACAGAGCTTGAAGACATGTTCAGAGTGACTAATGATATGCTCTCTGTTGTCGATCAAAACGGGCGTTTTCTAAAGTTAAACGAATCTTGGAGCAGAGTTCTTGGGTACTCACTTGAAGAGATTTACACACATCCCAACTTTTTTGAACTTGTACATCCGGAAGACAAAGTGATAACTGCTGAGACTTTCAAGAGAATTTTGAAGGGGGATATGGTTAAATCTTTTGAGAACAGATATAAGTCAAAGGAGGGCAGTTATATTTGGTTTAACTGGGACTCGGTTATCCTTCCAAACGGGAATGTCTTCTCCTCTGCCAGAGATATGAGTGAAAATAAGGAGAGGCAGAAGGAGCTAGAGTTTCTGGCTGCCAATCTTGAGGCTGCTAACAGAGATAAAGATCAGTTTATATCAATTCTTGCACACGATCTAAGAAACCCTTTCAATACTCTTCTTGGGTTTTCTCAATATCTTGTAGAAAACATCGGTTCTATGTCTAATGATGAGGTAAAAGAACAAGCTCATTATATTCACGATGCCTCTGAAAAAACGCTATTTCTTCTTGAGGATATTCTGCTATGGTCAAAACTGAAGGTTGGCAAATTGTCAATATGCAAAGAGATGTTTGATTTAACAGAGATTTGCGAACTATTGATACAATATCTTAAAATTTCTGCAGAGGCCAAGGGTATTAGTGTAGAGTGCAGGCAAAAAGAAGAATCCTATCCTGTTTTTGCAGACAAGAATATGATTAAGACTATTATTAGGAATCTCTTTTCAAATGCCGTCAAATTCACTCACAAAGGGGGCAGAATTATCCTTGAAGTAGCTATTTCAGAAAAATCAACAAACTTTATTGTCTCTGATACAGGAGATGGTATTTCAGAATCTGCACTGCAGGATATTTGGGACCCTATTAAATCAAAAGGACTTGGTCTCTCAATTAGCAAAGAGCTTGCAGAACTAAACGGTGCATCACTGTCTGCCGTAAGCACAGCTGGTGCAGGAAGTTCGTTTAAACTATCTATTCCCAACTCTCAATAA
- a CDS encoding DUF3575 domain-containing protein, translating into MKKLLAVTALILCSVFTVRAQESAKPQMNFVKFNLTSLLLKNYSLQYERVLSKSISAAVSFRFMPYTTVPFKSTIIDMAKFEDQETIDMFNTAQFANYSITPEIRFYLGKKGYGRGFYIAPYYRYASYEAQNLEFSFEIGDEEGQMAQTQKIDLSGSLTSHTGGIMFGVQWALGKHVSLDWWLLGAAYGVSSGVINGIPTPAISQEDIPTVKRELEEMDIPMVEKTVTVTSNNVRMDLTGPWAGIRSGIIIGIKF; encoded by the coding sequence ATGAAAAAGCTTCTAGCCGTCACAGCATTAATATTATGCTCGGTCTTTACCGTCAGGGCTCAAGAGAGCGCCAAACCTCAGATGAATTTTGTAAAATTTAACCTCACATCTCTTCTGCTTAAGAATTACTCCTTACAGTATGAAAGAGTACTATCAAAAAGTATTTCTGCTGCCGTCTCCTTCAGATTTATGCCATATACCACTGTACCTTTTAAAAGCACAATTATTGACATGGCAAAATTTGAAGATCAGGAAACTATTGATATGTTTAATACTGCTCAGTTTGCCAACTACTCCATTACTCCTGAGATCAGATTCTATCTGGGTAAAAAGGGTTACGGAAGAGGCTTTTACATAGCCCCATATTACAGATATGCCTCTTATGAGGCGCAAAATCTCGAATTCTCCTTTGAAATTGGAGATGAAGAGGGGCAGATGGCACAGACACAAAAAATTGATTTGTCAGGTAGTCTTACTTCTCATACCGGTGGAATTATGTTTGGTGTACAATGGGCACTCGGTAAACATGTATCTCTGGACTGGTGGCTCCTGGGCGCAGCATACGGTGTAAGCAGTGGTGTAATTAACGGCATTCCAACCCCGGCAATTTCACAGGAGGATATCCCTACTGTAAAAAGGGAACTTGAAGAGATGGATATACCTATGGTTGAGAAAACAGTTACCGTCACCTCTAATAATGTGAGGATGGATTTAACCGGTCCCTGGGCAGGAATTCGTTCAGGAATTATTATTGGAATAAAATTCTAA
- a CDS encoding beta-N-acetylhexosaminidase, whose translation MSIGVTAIALMGFSSAYGLSGIVPQPVSQIQGKGTFSITKETKFLFNFSGNHRDNIFNVISSHFMRFYGIQAASPAFTEKYVKGSVCFILDEKSGIAPEGYRLDIDKSGIKAVASTFNGLFYAAQSLTQLMPAEEKRMESITVDAVKIQDAPRFPWRGLHLDVCRHFMPKQFVLRYIDYMAMHKFNTFHFHLTEDQGWRIEIKKYPKLTEIGSKRKETLIGRNFGPDAKFDGKPHGGFYTQEDIKEIVDYAAKRYITVVPEIEMPGHALAALASYPELGCTGGPYETATKWGVFNDIICAGKESTFEFLQGVLDEVIELFPSKLIHIGGDEAPKHNWKECPLCQERIKKEGLKDEHELQSWFITRIEKYLNSKGRNIIGWDEILEGGLAPNAAVMSWRGEAGGIEAAKSGHYVVMSPGSHCYLDHYQADPASQPLAIGGFTSLAKIYSYEPVPAALNADEAKYIMGAQGNVWTEYMPNSAHVEYMVYPRAAALSEVVWSPKESRNYDSFKERMKSMVLRYYTYGINFSRVEFF comes from the coding sequence ATGAGCATTGGTGTAACAGCGATTGCACTAATGGGATTTTCATCTGCTTACGGATTATCAGGTATTGTCCCTCAGCCTGTCTCTCAGATTCAGGGCAAGGGTACATTTTCTATAACCAAAGAGACTAAGTTTTTGTTCAATTTTTCAGGAAATCACAGGGATAATATATTTAATGTAATTTCCTCTCACTTTATGAGATTTTATGGTATTCAGGCTGCCTCACCTGCTTTTACTGAAAAGTATGTAAAGGGATCTGTATGTTTCATTTTAGATGAGAAGTCAGGAATTGCTCCTGAGGGTTACAGACTGGATATTGACAAATCAGGGATAAAGGCTGTTGCCTCAACATTCAACGGACTCTTTTATGCTGCTCAATCTCTGACTCAGCTTATGCCTGCAGAAGAGAAGAGAATGGAGAGTATTACGGTTGATGCAGTTAAAATTCAGGATGCACCAAGATTTCCGTGGAGAGGACTTCATCTTGATGTTTGCCGTCACTTTATGCCAAAACAATTTGTGCTGAGGTATATTGATTATATGGCAATGCATAAGTTCAATACATTTCATTTCCATTTAACCGAGGATCAGGGATGGAGAATTGAGATTAAAAAATATCCAAAACTAACTGAGATAGGATCAAAGAGAAAAGAGACTCTTATTGGCAGAAATTTTGGCCCTGATGCAAAGTTTGATGGTAAGCCTCACGGTGGATTTTATACTCAGGAGGATATAAAAGAGATTGTAGACTATGCAGCAAAAAGATATATTACGGTTGTCCCTGAGATAGAGATGCCGGGTCACGCCCTGGCAGCTCTTGCCTCCTATCCGGAACTGGGTTGTACAGGAGGTCCGTATGAGACTGCTACAAAATGGGGTGTCTTTAATGACATAATATGTGCAGGTAAAGAGAGCACATTTGAGTTTCTTCAGGGGGTGCTAGATGAGGTAATTGAACTTTTCCCCTCTAAACTTATCCATATTGGAGGAGATGAGGCACCCAAACATAACTGGAAGGAGTGTCCTCTTTGTCAGGAGAGGATAAAAAAGGAGGGGCTTAAAGATGAGCACGAACTCCAGAGCTGGTTTATTACCAGAATTGAGAAATACCTCAATTCAAAGGGGAGAAATATAATAGGCTGGGATGAAATTCTTGAAGGCGGGCTTGCTCCAAATGCGGCAGTAATGTCGTGGAGAGGAGAGGCAGGCGGCATAGAGGCAGCAAAATCGGGCCATTATGTAGTAATGTCTCCCGGCTCACACTGCTATCTGGACCACTATCAGGCAGATCCTGCATCACAACCACTTGCAATAGGGGGCTTTACATCGCTTGCTAAGATTTACTCTTACGAACCTGTTCCGGCCGCACTGAACGCAGACGAGGCAAAATATATTATGGGGGCCCAGGGGAATGTATGGACCGAATATATGCCAAATTCCGCCCATGTGGAGTATATGGTATATCCAAGAGCAGCGGCCCTCAGTGAGGTGGTCTGGTCACCTAAAGAGAGCCGCAACTATGATTCATTTAAGGAGAGGATGAAGAGTATGGTTCTTCGTTACTATACATACGGAATAAACTTCTCCAGGGTAGAGTTTTTCTAA